In the candidate division WOR-3 bacterium genome, one interval contains:
- a CDS encoding AI-2E family transporter yields the protein MQKVVFYITIVLIAGFIILSKTFSPIWLLLLVLTVLWPFRRDKNVRPVFLLTILLFLFYFLLHYSSILVPFIIGLGLAYILTPMVDFLERRKVPRVIAILVFLLPIVAVIPLLITLIISGLINELQVLINKIPYAIQQIQLYSGTVIDKLIELGIDVDPNIIANTITTHLSNVIAGVFKTIGQIGRGIGSIIMIIYNFVFIPLSAYLFLSDREEITEWFRNLFGLKERKKVDAFINKLNVSLARFFRGTLLLMFIVGFIVGFSLWILGIKYYLLLGVIAGLCNLIPNIGYILSFLPAILIGLTSPSPLLNLIKIASVYIGEQLLENFFLGPLIIGRSSKLHPVVVMIVLILGGMMLGFWGVILAVPAVIFIREFLNHFLGLNL from the coding sequence ATGCAGAAAGTAGTCTTCTACATAACCATCGTGCTCATTGCAGGATTCATAATCCTCTCAAAAACATTCTCACCGATCTGGCTTCTGCTTCTTGTCCTGACCGTACTCTGGCCGTTCAGACGCGATAAAAACGTACGGCCTGTATTCCTCCTCACTATTTTACTCTTTCTCTTCTATTTCCTTCTCCATTATTCTTCAATCCTGGTGCCGTTCATTATTGGTCTTGGTCTTGCTTATATCCTTACACCTATGGTCGATTTCCTGGAAAGAAGAAAAGTCCCGAGAGTCATTGCAATCCTCGTATTCCTTCTACCGATCGTCGCGGTCATCCCTCTGCTCATCACCCTGATAATATCAGGGTTGATCAATGAACTCCAGGTCCTGATCAATAAAATCCCTTATGCAATTCAGCAGATCCAGCTTTATTCCGGAACCGTAATCGATAAATTGATTGAGCTGGGGATCGACGTCGACCCCAATATCATCGCGAACACAATCACCACCCATCTCAGCAATGTAATCGCCGGAGTCTTCAAGACCATCGGGCAGATCGGCAGAGGTATCGGAAGTATAATTATGATCATCTACAACTTCGTCTTTATCCCGCTCTCTGCCTATCTTTTCCTGTCTGACAGAGAAGAAATAACCGAATGGTTCAGAAATCTCTTCGGCCTGAAAGAAAGAAAAAAGGTCGATGCATTCATCAATAAATTGAATGTCTCTCTGGCTCGCTTCTTCAGAGGAACACTGCTCCTTATGTTCATCGTAGGATTCATCGTAGGATTTTCCTTATGGATTCTCGGAATTAAATATTATCTGCTCCTGGGCGTGATCGCCGGCCTGTGTAATCTTATTCCCAATATCGGCTATATCTTGAGTTTCCTTCCGGCGATTCTCATCGGACTTACAAGTCCCTCGCCGCTGTTGAATCTCATCAAGATCGCTTCCGTCTACATCGGAGAACAGCTTCTGGAAAACTTCTTCCTGGGACCGCTCATTATCGGAAGATCCTCGAAACTCCATCCGGTTGTGGTGATGATAGTATTGATTCTCGGCGGTATGATGCTTGGTTTCTGGGGGGTCATTCTTGCAGTGCCGGCGGTGATATTCATCAGGGAATTCCTCAACCATTTTCTTGGTCTGAATCTGTAG
- a CDS encoding 4Fe-4S dicluster domain-containing protein encodes MAVKTRRFIIEIKESWCKGCEICVAFCPKDVLTMEGAKAKVANLDACTGCQLCEIYCPDFAIKVLKKEDNDE; translated from the coding sequence ATGGCAGTAAAGACCCGTCGTTTTATCATTGAAATCAAAGAAAGCTGGTGTAAAGGTTGTGAGATATGCGTCGCCTTCTGCCCCAAAGATGTTCTGACAATGGAAGGAGCCAAAGCAAAAGTCGCAAATCTCGACGCCTGCACCGGCTGTCAGTTATGTGAAATTTACTGTCCGGATTTTGCGATAAAAGTTTTAAAGAAAGAAGATAATGATGAGTGA
- a CDS encoding DUF3795 domain-containing protein yields the protein MPDKTQCDLIGRCGLYCGACDIYRAWIDKDEEKLKGMAKYFRCAPEQIRCSGCQSTSKDKWSGDCKIVQCLDRNHYQYCYECALTEQCDIFQKLNKRYKDMPGRNLTRLKKIGEECFLKEQKFRWSCPECRAPVEYGAEKCRKCGADLNR from the coding sequence ATGCCGGATAAAACGCAGTGCGATTTGATCGGCAGATGCGGACTCTACTGCGGCGCCTGTGACATCTATCGCGCCTGGATCGATAAAGACGAAGAAAAATTGAAAGGTATGGCAAAATACTTCAGGTGTGCACCGGAACAGATCCGATGTTCGGGATGTCAGAGTACTTCGAAAGATAAATGGAGCGGCGACTGTAAGATTGTGCAGTGCCTGGACCGCAATCATTATCAATACTGTTATGAATGTGCATTAACCGAACAATGCGACATATTCCAGAAATTGAATAAACGCTACAAGGATATGCCCGGACGAAATCTTACACGTTTAAAAAAGATCGGCGAAGAATGCTTTCTCAAGGAGCAGAAATTCAGGTGGTCCTGTCCTGAATGCCGTGCACCTGTTGAATACGGAGCTGAAAAGTGCAGAAAATGCGGCGCTGATCTGAACCGCTGA
- a CDS encoding 2-oxoacid:ferredoxin oxidoreductase subunit gamma produces MSFRYELRLSGSGGQGLILAGKILAEAAAIYDGKNATQSQSYGPEARGGSSRSEVIISDEEIDYPKAVNIDLLLCFTQEACDKYYKDVKENGVLLVDSGYVSKKPEGKFKVYSLPITEIAEKEVGKALVANIVALGIITEYTGIVSREAVESAILSRVPKGTEEINLKAFRIGLEKGRTLK; encoded by the coding sequence GTGAGTTTTAGATATGAGTTGAGGTTGAGCGGCTCTGGAGGTCAGGGTCTGATACTGGCGGGTAAGATTCTTGCCGAGGCGGCGGCGATCTACGACGGCAAGAACGCCACCCAGAGTCAATCCTACGGACCTGAAGCAAGGGGTGGCTCCAGCCGTTCCGAAGTCATCATCTCTGACGAAGAAATAGATTATCCCAAAGCCGTGAACATCGATCTGCTTCTCTGCTTCACCCAGGAGGCATGCGATAAATATTATAAAGATGTAAAAGAGAACGGTGTTTTACTTGTAGATTCAGGTTATGTATCAAAAAAACCCGAAGGAAAATTCAAGGTCTATTCTTTACCGATCACCGAGATCGCCGAAAAGGAGGTCGGTAAGGCGCTGGTGGCGAATATCGTCGCCCTCGGCATAATTACCGAATACACTGGTATTGTTTCCAGGGAGGCGGTTGAATCCGCGATTCTCTCCCGCGTACCGAAAGGTACCGAAGAAATAAACCTCAAGGCATTTCGTATCGGCCTCGAAAAGGGCCGGACATTAAAATAG
- a CDS encoding 2-oxoacid:acceptor oxidoreductase subunit alpha has protein sequence MMSEQKARLATGNEVCAEAALVAGMRFFAGYPITPSSEIAEILSLKLPQYGGVFIQMEDEIASMAAIIGASLAGVKSMTATSGPGFSLMQENIGYAAMAEVPCVVVNVQRGGPSTGLPTHPAQADTMQTRWGTHGDHPVIVVTPSTVREVYDWTIKAFNLSEKYRVPVILLIDEIIAHINEKIIYPEKDEIKIIERERTEEKPEDYLPYRAVDSDVPRFADFGIGYRYNVTGLSHDETGFPTNDPVKADALYRRLNRKIENNREKIIEFKENSLDDADICIVAYGSSARSAYRAMRLARAAGIKVGVFQILVLWPFPYEALSKISQRVKAFIVPEMNLGQTAHEVSCAADCDVLKINRVDGMLITPDEILEKIKNVPL, from the coding sequence ATGATGAGTGAACAAAAAGCAAGATTAGCCACCGGGAACGAAGTATGTGCTGAAGCGGCATTGGTCGCGGGTATGCGTTTCTTTGCAGGGTATCCGATCACCCCTTCCTCGGAAATTGCTGAAATCCTCTCTCTTAAATTACCCCAGTACGGCGGCGTCTTCATTCAAATGGAGGATGAAATCGCCTCGATGGCGGCTATCATCGGAGCATCCCTGGCAGGTGTGAAATCAATGACCGCAACCAGCGGACCGGGGTTTTCTCTGATGCAGGAGAACATCGGCTACGCCGCAATGGCGGAAGTACCCTGTGTCGTCGTCAATGTCCAGAGGGGCGGTCCGAGTACGGGCCTGCCCACTCATCCGGCACAGGCGGATACCATGCAGACACGCTGGGGCACCCACGGCGACCATCCCGTCATCGTGGTGACTCCCTCCACAGTGCGTGAAGTCTATGACTGGACCATAAAGGCATTCAATCTATCAGAGAAATACCGGGTGCCGGTCATTCTCTTGATCGATGAAATCATCGCCCACATCAATGAGAAAATCATCTATCCTGAAAAAGACGAAATAAAGATTATCGAACGTGAACGAACAGAAGAAAAACCCGAAGATTATCTCCCCTATAGAGCAGTGGATTCAGACGTCCCCCGATTCGCCGATTTCGGAATCGGTTATCGCTATAATGTCACGGGATTGAGCCATGACGAAACCGGCTTTCCCACAAACGACCCGGTGAAAGCGGATGCACTCTACAGGCGTCTTAACCGCAAGATTGAAAACAATCGTGAAAAAATCATCGAATTCAAAGAAAATTCCCTTGATGACGCGGATATCTGTATTGTGGCATACGGCTCAAGTGCCCGGTCCGCATACCGGGCGATGCGTCTGGCACGCGCCGCAGGTATCAAAGTGGGCGTTTTCCAGATACTCGTACTCTGGCCCTTTCCCTATGAAGCACTTTCGAAAATCTCTCAACGCGTCAAGGCGTTCATTGTCCCTGAAATGAATCTGGGGCAGACCGCCCATGAAGTTTCCTGTGCGGCAGATTGTGATGTGTTAAAAATCAATCGGGTGGATGGAATGCTGATCACGCCCGATGAGATTTTGGAGAAAATAAAAAATGTTCCCTTATGA
- a CDS encoding UPF0280 family protein — protein sequence IEESDLYIKAESLLYDKAFERLRRTRCEIEEYIYKNRRFADSLTPVKCAAHAPEIIRKMCRAAEEAGVGPMAAVAGAVAEELAYYLHQCSGEVIVENGGDVFIINRRPMRIGIYTEDDLLSMKLGLELMPYPEGISICTSSGRIGHSLSFGRADAVTVLAPSGAYADAAATAVANMIQSEADIDAALDFAQSKKAILGVVVVINNKIGVKGEIIKLCALD from the coding sequence CAATAGAGGAGAGTGATCTGTATATAAAAGCAGAGTCTTTACTGTATGATAAAGCTTTTGAAAGGCTCAGACGGACCCGCTGTGAGATTGAAGAATATATTTATAAAAACAGAAGATTCGCTGATTCTTTGACACCGGTCAAATGTGCTGCTCATGCTCCGGAAATTATAAGGAAGATGTGCCGTGCCGCTGAAGAAGCAGGAGTCGGACCGATGGCGGCGGTCGCCGGCGCCGTTGCTGAAGAACTGGCGTATTATTTACACCAGTGTTCTGGAGAGGTGATTGTCGAAAACGGCGGAGACGTTTTCATCATAAACAGACGACCGATGAGGATAGGGATTTACACGGAAGATGATCTTTTGTCAATGAAGCTCGGTCTGGAACTTATGCCTTATCCAGAAGGAATCAGCATCTGTACTTCATCGGGTAGGATCGGTCATTCATTGAGTTTCGGTCGGGCCGATGCAGTCACGGTGCTGGCACCCAGCGGTGCTTATGCCGACGCCGCGGCGACGGCGGTCGCAAATATGATACAATCCGAGGCAGATATCGATGCTGCATTGGACTTTGCACAGAGCAAGAAAGCTATTCTGGGGGTGGTGGTCGTCATCAATAATAAGATCGGAGTAAAGGGAGAAATCATCAAACTCTGTGCACTCGATTAA
- a CDS encoding 2-oxoacid:ferredoxin oxidoreductase subunit beta — protein MFPYEKYLRLDKFPHIWCTGCGCGIILKAILRAIDRCKIPKDKIALVSGIGCSSRTPGYVDFNTLHTTHGRAIAFATGLKLAKPELNIIVVSGDGDATAIGGNHFIHAARRNLDLTVIIYNNFIYGMTGGQASPTTPFGKKGSTAPYGSMEPSFDISGLAIAAGASFVARSTCYHAVQLDKYIQRGLLKKGFSLIEVLSPCPTYYARPNRLGTAVDIMKWFKENSIPVNTARKDSREEHKDKIIIGVLKDQERPEFCEEYYKLIKRVKKY, from the coding sequence ATGTTCCCTTATGAAAAGTACCTGAGGCTTGATAAGTTTCCTCATATATGGTGCACTGGATGCGGCTGCGGTATAATTCTGAAAGCCATTCTCCGGGCGATCGACCGCTGCAAGATCCCCAAGGATAAAATAGCCCTTGTCTCTGGAATCGGATGTTCTTCAAGAACACCTGGTTATGTGGACTTCAATACACTCCACACCACGCACGGCAGAGCCATCGCCTTTGCCACAGGATTGAAACTTGCCAAGCCGGAATTGAATATCATCGTGGTCAGCGGAGACGGCGACGCCACGGCGATCGGCGGCAACCATTTTATTCATGCTGCACGGCGGAACCTCGACCTCACCGTAATCATCTATAATAATTTCATCTACGGAATGACCGGAGGGCAAGCTTCGCCCACAACGCCGTTCGGAAAAAAAGGCAGTACCGCACCTTATGGCTCAATGGAGCCCTCTTTCGACATCTCCGGACTGGCGATTGCCGCCGGCGCATCTTTTGTCGCCCGCAGTACCTGCTATCATGCGGTTCAACTGGATAAATACATCCAGAGAGGTCTGCTGAAAAAAGGATTTTCATTGATCGAAGTCCTCTCTCCTTGTCCGACGTATTATGCACGCCCCAATAGACTCGGCACCGCCGTTGATATAATGAAATGGTTCAAGGAGAACAGTATCCCGGTCAATACCGCAAGAAAAGATTCCAGAGAAGAGCATAAGGATAAAATCATCATCGGTGTGCTCAAAGACCAGGAGCGCCCGGAATTTTGTGAAGAGTATTATAAATTAATCAAAAGAGTGAAAAAATACTAA